One Penaeus monodon isolate SGIC_2016 chromosome 34, NSTDA_Pmon_1, whole genome shotgun sequence DNA segment encodes these proteins:
- the LOC119594566 gene encoding insulin-like growth factor-binding protein complex acid labile subunit isoform X2, with product MVVWWVVGAWILEVARAFCPPGCSCNDTAPSARCVGGGINVIPILFNPSLRRLNLAHNSIKSLDQTLVFLDKLEELDLSHNLLTSIDTGNFDEQSRLRELSLANNNFTALSPGAFNGLAALNLLDLSHNGLSELPVRVLDDLPHLTVLNLGHNRLHMLSQRTFRGLHSLLVLDLCDNYFRDVPTAALEDLLTLQKLHLCRNRLTRLEANSFPTDTLVELSLETNSIDSVEETAFARLRQLRTLDLACNLLPDVPTDALASLIALEALYLSRNKLRAIQSDAFRGLGRLKTLDISRNPQLSSIHGDALRECASLQSLTISNSPGLRRLPEGFLSSLLALHNLDLRANALEGLPETDFDWGSLKTLDLRDNPLVCNCSLQWLAYAVSATNSSLAAPDLQCANPEKLRGLYLSRLVPTEQLCGESVQVVVAILVVSGTVVKILILKILLCQYWRRQKRQKLSTSWPPDVLAPPWSPQDPPVTPRHVMTDDYMYQAPSLVAKVPVTKV from the exons atggtggtgtggtgggtggtgggcgcCTGGATCCTGGAAGTGGCGCGGGCGTTCTGTCCTCCCGGCTGCTCGTGCAACGACACCGCCCCGAGCGCCCGCTGCGTGGGCGGGGGCATCAACGTGATCCCCATCCTGTTCAACCCGAGCCTGCGGCGCCTCAACCTCGCCCACAACTCGATCAAGTCGCTCGACCAGACCCTCGTCTTCCTGGACAAGCTCGAAGAGCTGGACCTGTCGCACAACCTGCTCACGTCCATCGACACGGGCAACTTCGACGAGCAGAGCCGCCTCCGGGAGCTCAGCCTCGCAAACAACAACTTCACGGCGCTGTCCCCGGGCGCCTTCAACGGCCTGGCGGCGCTCAACCTGCTGGACCTGAGCCACAACGGCCTCTCGGAGCTCCCCGTGCGCGTGCTCGACGACCTCCCCCACCTCACGGTCCTCAACCTCGGCCACAACCGCCTCCACATGCTCTCTCAGAGGACTTTCAGAGGCCTCCACAGCCTCCTCGTCCTCGACCTCTGTGATAACTACTTCCGCGACGTCCCGACGGCTGCCCTCGAGGACCTCCTCACCCTCCAGAAGCTCCACCTCTGCCGCAACCGCCTCACGCGCCTCGAGGCCAACTCCTTCCCGACGGACACCTTGGTCGAACTCTCGCTGGAGACGAACAGCATCGACTCCGTCGAGGAAACGGCCTTCGCCCGTCTGCGGCAGCTGCGCACGCTGGACCTCGCGTGCAACCTCCTGCCCGACGTCCCGACAGACGCCCTGGCCTCGCTAATAGCCCTGGAGGCCCTGTACCTCAGCAGAAACAAGCTGCGCGCCATCCAGTCCGACGCCTTCAGAGGGCTCGGCCGCCTGAAGACCCTAGACATCTCGCGCAACCCGCAGCTGTCGAGCATACACGGAGACGCGCTGCGGGAGTGCGCGAGCCTGCAGAGCCTCACGATATCCAACAGCCCCGGCCTGCGGCGTCTGCCCGAGGGCTTCCTCTCCTCGCTGCTCGCCCTCCACAACCTCGACCTCAGAGCCAACGCCCTCGAGGGGCTTCCCGAGACGGACTTCGACTGGGGCTCCTTGAAGACCCTGGACCTCCGGGACAACCCTCTCGTATGCAACTGCTCGCTGCAATGGCTGGCCTACGCGGTGAGCGCAACCAACAGTTCCTTGGCCGCGCCCGACCTGCAGTGCGCCAACCCAGAAAAACTGCGCGGTCTCTACCTGTCCAG ATTGGTCCCGACCGAACAGCTGTGCGGAGAAAGCGTCCAGGTTGTAGTCGCCATCTTGGTTGTGAGCGGGACGGTT gtaaaaatattaatattgaaaatattattatgtca GTACTGGCGGCGTCAGAAGCGACAGAAGCTGAGCACGAGCTGGCCACCCGACGTCCTCGCCCCCCCCTGGTCCCCCCAGGACCCCCCCGTCACCCCGAGACACGTGATGACCGATGACTACATGTATCAGGCCCCTTCCTTGGTCGCTAAGGTTCCTGTCACCAAAGTCTGA
- the LOC119594566 gene encoding insulin-like growth factor-binding protein complex acid labile subunit isoform X1: MVVWWVVGAWILEVARAFCPPGCSCNDTAPSARCVGGGINVIPILFNPSLRRLNLAHNSIKSLDQTLVFLDKLEELDLSHNLLTSIDTGNFDEQSRLRELSLANNNFTALSPGAFNGLAALNLLDLSHNGLSELPVRVLDDLPHLTVLNLGHNRLHMLSQRTFRGLHSLLVLDLCDNYFRDVPTAALEDLLTLQKLHLCRNRLTRLEANSFPTDTLVELSLETNSIDSVEETAFARLRQLRTLDLACNLLPDVPTDALASLIALEALYLSRNKLRAIQSDAFRGLGRLKTLDISRNPQLSSIHGDALRECASLQSLTISNSPGLRRLPEGFLSSLLALHNLDLRANALEGLPETDFDWGSLKTLDLRDNPLVCNCSLQWLAYAVSATNSSLAAPDLQCANPEKLRGLYLSRLVPTEQLCGESVQVVVAILVVSGTVVLGLMLALLPLQVLAASEATEAEHELATRRPRPPLVPPGPPRHPETRDDR; this comes from the exons atggtggtgtggtgggtggtgggcgcCTGGATCCTGGAAGTGGCGCGGGCGTTCTGTCCTCCCGGCTGCTCGTGCAACGACACCGCCCCGAGCGCCCGCTGCGTGGGCGGGGGCATCAACGTGATCCCCATCCTGTTCAACCCGAGCCTGCGGCGCCTCAACCTCGCCCACAACTCGATCAAGTCGCTCGACCAGACCCTCGTCTTCCTGGACAAGCTCGAAGAGCTGGACCTGTCGCACAACCTGCTCACGTCCATCGACACGGGCAACTTCGACGAGCAGAGCCGCCTCCGGGAGCTCAGCCTCGCAAACAACAACTTCACGGCGCTGTCCCCGGGCGCCTTCAACGGCCTGGCGGCGCTCAACCTGCTGGACCTGAGCCACAACGGCCTCTCGGAGCTCCCCGTGCGCGTGCTCGACGACCTCCCCCACCTCACGGTCCTCAACCTCGGCCACAACCGCCTCCACATGCTCTCTCAGAGGACTTTCAGAGGCCTCCACAGCCTCCTCGTCCTCGACCTCTGTGATAACTACTTCCGCGACGTCCCGACGGCTGCCCTCGAGGACCTCCTCACCCTCCAGAAGCTCCACCTCTGCCGCAACCGCCTCACGCGCCTCGAGGCCAACTCCTTCCCGACGGACACCTTGGTCGAACTCTCGCTGGAGACGAACAGCATCGACTCCGTCGAGGAAACGGCCTTCGCCCGTCTGCGGCAGCTGCGCACGCTGGACCTCGCGTGCAACCTCCTGCCCGACGTCCCGACAGACGCCCTGGCCTCGCTAATAGCCCTGGAGGCCCTGTACCTCAGCAGAAACAAGCTGCGCGCCATCCAGTCCGACGCCTTCAGAGGGCTCGGCCGCCTGAAGACCCTAGACATCTCGCGCAACCCGCAGCTGTCGAGCATACACGGAGACGCGCTGCGGGAGTGCGCGAGCCTGCAGAGCCTCACGATATCCAACAGCCCCGGCCTGCGGCGTCTGCCCGAGGGCTTCCTCTCCTCGCTGCTCGCCCTCCACAACCTCGACCTCAGAGCCAACGCCCTCGAGGGGCTTCCCGAGACGGACTTCGACTGGGGCTCCTTGAAGACCCTGGACCTCCGGGACAACCCTCTCGTATGCAACTGCTCGCTGCAATGGCTGGCCTACGCGGTGAGCGCAACCAACAGTTCCTTGGCCGCGCCCGACCTGCAGTGCGCCAACCCAGAAAAACTGCGCGGTCTCTACCTGTCCAG ATTGGTCCCGACCGAACAGCTGTGCGGAGAAAGCGTCCAGGTTGTAGTCGCCATCTTGGTTGTGAGCGGGACGGTTGTGCTTGGCCTCATGCTGGCGCTTCTTCCTCTGCAG GTACTGGCGGCGTCAGAAGCGACAGAAGCTGAGCACGAGCTGGCCACCCGACGTCCTCGCCCCCCCCTGGTCCCCCCAGGACCCCCCCGTCACCCCGAGACACGTGATGACCGATGA